The following proteins are encoded in a genomic region of Glycine soja cultivar W05 chromosome 17, ASM419377v2, whole genome shotgun sequence:
- the LOC114391796 gene encoding rust resistance kinase Lr10-like — MTEPPSVLPLQIMLILLLIKSGSSNNECGEWSCGSGQPPIRFPFKLIKGIKDECGYPGFCLYCTKKNETMLALSSVKLQVSYINYENHEIGLKDPENCLPHKFLQINDSLIHPYKFDDEAKTSKLSFFNCSSVEHQHLRNYEQSLSDSQDMISCPIYVSDLDDSVLSLDLTSCTKMFDIVTPVSAYGMQRNSLDLRWSEANCSQCKAKGKKCKWKNNRGDIECFDCKDKRKTIHVPKSFIYSAPGSILLGFVVIVVFKIIYHFRQKQEDQARVEKFLEEYRAEKPARFTYADVKRITGGFKEKLGEGAHGAVFRGKLSNEILVAVKILNNTEGEGKEFINEVEIMGKIHHINVVRLLGYCAEGIHRALVYNFFPNGSLQSFIFPPDDKQNFLGWEKLQNIALGIAKGIGYLHQGCNHPIIHFDINPHNVLLDDNFTPKISDFGLAKLCSKNPSLVSMTAARGTLGYIAPEVFSRNFGNVSYKSDIYSYGMLLLEMVGGRKNVDTSSAEDFHVLYPDWMHDLVHGDVHIHVEDEGDVKIARKLAIVGLWCIQWQPLNRPSIKSVIQMLESKEEDLLTVPPNPFHSSTSTIPSGFTSARLPLELEVIQE; from the exons ATGACAGAGCCTCCTAGTGTGCTGCCCCTCCAAATAATGTTAATCCTTCTCCTTATCAAAAGTGGCAGCAGCAACAATGAGTGTGGGGAATGGTCTTGCGGCTCTGGCCAACCACCTATCAGATTTCCCTTCAAACTCATCAAGGGAATTAAAGATGAATGTGGTTATCCGGGGTTTTGTCTATATTgtactaaaaaaaatgagactaTGCTTGCTCTCTCCTCCGTAAAACTCCAAGTCAGTTACATAAACTACGAAAATCATGAAATTGGGTTGAAAGACCCGGAAAATTGCCTTCCGCACAAGTTTCTGCAAATCAACGATTCTCTTATTCATCCTTACAAATTTGACGATGAAGCTAAAACAAGTAAGTTGAGCTTCTTCAACTGTTCTTCAGTTGAGCATCAACACCTGAGAAACTACGAGCAGTCACTGTCAGACTCACAAGACATGATCTCCTGTCCGATTTATGTTTCTGATCTTGATGACAGTGTGCTCAGTTTGGACCTAACATCCTGTACCAAAATGTTCGATATCGTTACGCCAGTTTCGGCATACGGGATGCAGCGAAATTCGTTGGATTTAAGATGGTCCGAAGCAAATTGTAGTCAGTGCAAAGCAAAAGGCAAGAAATGTAAATGGAAGAACAACAGAGGTGACATCGAATGTTTCGACTGCAAGGACAAGCGAAAAACTATTCATGTTCCCAAATCTTTTATTTACTCTGCACCAG GTTCGATTCTTTTGGGGTTCGTGGTTATTGTCGTTTTTAAGATCATATACCATTTTAGACAGAAACAAGAGGACCAAGCAAGGGTGGAGAAGTTCTTAGAGGAATACAGGGCAGAAAAGCCTGCAAGATTTACTTATGCTGATGTGAAAAGAATCACTGGTGGTTTTAAAGAGAAGCTAGGGGAAGGAGCTCATGGGGCTGTATTCAGAGGAAAACTTTCAAATGAGATTCTGGTGGCTGTGAAAATCCTCAATAATACAGAGGGAGAAGGGAAAGAGTTCATCAATGAAGTGGAAATTATGGGCAAAATCCACCACATCAATGTGGTTCGTTTGCTTGGCTATTGTGCTGAAGGAATCCATCGTGCTCTGGTCTACAATTTCTTTCCAAATGGTTCACTTCAAAGCTTCATATTTCCACCAGATGACAAGCAGAATTTCCTTGGCTGGGAGAAGCTGCAGAACATTGCTCTTGGTATAGCTAAAGGGATTGGGTATCTTCACCAAGGTTGTAACCATCCCATTATTCACTTTGACATCAATCCTCACAATGTGTTACTTGATGACAACTTCACTCcaaaaatttctgattttggcTTAGCAAAATTGTGTTCCAAGAATCCTAGTTTGGTGTCCATGACAGCTGCTAGGGGAACCTTGGGATACATTGCACCTGAAGTTTTCTCCAGAAACTTTGGGAATGTGTCTTATAAATCTGATATTTATAGTTACGGAATGTTGTTGTTAGAAATGGTTGGAGGAAGGAAGAATGTAGACACGTCTTCTGCAGAAGATTTCCATGTGTTGTACCCAGATTGGATGCATGACCTAGTTCATGGAGATGTACATATCCATGTTGAGGATGAAGGTGATGTTAAAATTGCAAGAAAACTAGCAATTGTTGGACTTTGGTGCATTCAGTGGCAGCCATTGAACCGgccatccataaaatctgtcaTACAAATGTTGGAAAGTAAAGAGGAAGACCTATTAACTGTTCCTCCTAATCCATTTCACTCATCTACTTCCACCATTCCTAGTGGATTCACTTCGGCAAGACTACCTTTGGAATTGGAAGTAATTCAAGAATGA